A single region of the Coregonus clupeaformis isolate EN_2021a chromosome 16, ASM2061545v1, whole genome shotgun sequence genome encodes:
- the LOC121585008 gene encoding palmitoyltransferase ZDHHC8B-like — translation MPNSVGKRFKPTKYIPVSTAATLLVGSTTLFFVFTCPWLTKAISPAVPLYNGVVFLFVLANFSMATFMDPGVFPRADEDEDKDEDFRAPLYKNVEIKGIQVRMKWCATCHFYRPPRCSHCSVCDNCVEDFDHHCPWVNNCIGRRNYRYFFLFLLSLSIHMVGVFSFGLLFVLHHMERLGTLHTTITLVVMCIAGLFFIPVMGLTGFHMVLVARGRTTNEQVTGKFRGGVNPFTRGCCGNIKYVLCAPLVPRYTGVDPRKKPPVSIQPPFIRPDLSDRQISIKVSDNGIHTSILRSKSKISLDGLALDDKGLDTQPPLPPKADRYNQLKSQLTSSEDSSLTGKTHPSTPAMYKYRPSFSTIPKVHYNAAGEKIVMPDDHRKASAILEEGRCHVDYRSEPNLPDYHNAPLHRTFQSSPLQLDSYPITSRSLSLKHAHHRRDKGQLPALQPETVTSTPYKSVFSPNTLSNRNGSLSYDSLLNPSISPAAEAECMAHPGMPSMGFHTPYLPTKMCHVRGPELQSQRQQVPPSFSPMLGSRGMGMSRQSPQDRDRDPSPVRYDNLSKTIMASIQERKEMEEKEKEKLLHHGGRSQAQAYAQAQDSGMFDSPGGYGLPPSACYPDGPRGPSSKGPTPPAYGGSRDNLMGVGVVSYGPRTPVLRSSGGSSLLRAPRTSSISLHTDSSMQGGRAPEPSYRSPAHQPHHSPAMPRSPSYTHQKLSFIHALERTDSPRLGGPREAMMQSKVNGQMNCHLGPNSSAPLSPSRHSNVKKVTGVGGTTYEISV, via the exons GTGCCCCTGGCTGACCAAGGCGATCTCCCCCGCTGTGCCTCTCTACAATGGCGTCGTCTTCCTCTTTGTGCTGGCCAACTTCAGCATGGCTACCTTCATGGACCCTGGAGTCTTCCCCAGAG CGGATGAGGACGAGGACAAGGACGAGGATTTCCGGGCGCCTCTCTACAAGAACGTGGAGATCAAGGGAATTCAGGTCCGAATGAAGTGGTGTGCCACCTGTCACTTCTACAGACCGCCCCGCTGTTCGCACTGCAGCGTGTGTGACAACTGCGTGGAG gactttgaccACCACTGCCCCTGGGTGAACAACTGCATCGGACGCAGGAACTACCGTTACTTCTTCCTGTTCCTGCTGTCGCTAAGCATCCACATGGTCGGCGTGTTCTCCTTCGGCCTGCTGTTTGTGCTGCACCACATGGAGCGGCTGGGCACGCTGCACACTACCATCAC TCTGGTGGTGATGTGTATAGCAGGGCTCTTCTTCATTCCAGTCATGGGCCTGACAGGCTTCCATATGGTCCTCGTCGCCAGAGGTCGCACCACTAACGAACAG GTGACGGGCAAGTTCCGCGGAGGAGTAAATCCCTTCACGCGGGGTTGCTGTGGCAACATCAAGTATGTCCTGTGTGCTCCCCTGGTGCCCAG GTACACaggtgtggaccccaggaagaagccccctgtctccatccagcCCCCCTTCATCAGACCAGACCTCTCTGACAGACAGATCAGCATCAAGGTCAGCGACAACGGGATCCACACCAGCATCCTCCGGTCTAAA TCCAAGATCAGTCTGGATGGCCTGGCCCTGGATGACAAAGGCCTAGACACCCAGCCCCCGCTGCCCCCCAAAGCTGACCGCTACAACCAGCTGAAGAGCCAGCTGACATCCAGCGAAG ATAGTTCCCTAACTGGTAAGACCCACCCCTCCACCCCGGCCATGTACAAGTACCGGCCCTCGTTCAGCACGATCCCTAAAGTCCACTACAACGCGGCAGGGGAGAAG ATTGTAATGCCAGATGACCACCGTAAGGCGTCAGCCATCTTGGAGGAGGGCCGTTGCCACGTTGACTACCGCTCAGAGCCCAACCTGCCTGACTACCACAACGCCCCTCTCCACCGCACCTTCCAGTCCTCCCCACTGCAGCTGGACTCCTACCCCATCACCTCCCGCTCCCTCAGCCTGAAGCATGCCCACCATCGCAGAGACAAGGGCCAGCTGCCTGCCCTGCAGCCCGAGACCGTCACCTCCACCCCCTACAAGAGTGTCTTCTCCCCCAACACACTGTCCAACCGCAACGGCAGCCTCTCCTACGACAGCCTGCTCAACCCCAGCATTTCCCCAGCCGCAGAGGCAGAGTGCATGGCCCACCCTGGTATGCCCTCAATGGGCTTCCACACACCCTACCTGCCAACCAAAATGTGCCACGTGCGAGGGCCTGAACTGCAGAGCCAGAGGCAGCAGGTCCCCCCTAGCTTCAGCCCCATGTTGGGCTCCAGGGGGATGGGGATGAGCAGGCAGTCCCCCCAGGACCGGGACCGGGACCCGTCCCCGGTGCGCTACGACAACCTCTCCAAAACCATCATGGCCTCCATCCAGGAGCgtaaggagatggaggagaaggagaaggagaagctGCTGCACCACGGGGGACGCTCCCAGGCTCAGGCCTATGCCCAGGCTCAGGACTCAGGCATGTTTGACAGCCCTGGAGGGTACGGCCTGCCTCCCAGCGCCTGCTACCCAGACGGGCCCCGGGGCCCTAGCTCCAAAGGCCCCACACCCCCGGCCTACGGAGGCTCCAGGGACAACctgatgggggtgggggtggtgagCTACGGGCCGCGGACCCCCGTGCTGCGCTCCTCTGGTGGCTCCTCTCTGCTACGTGCCCCCAGGACTTCCTCCATCTCCTTGCACACTGACAGCAGCATGCAGGGAGGCAGGGCCCCCGAGCCCTCCTACCGCTCCCCGGCCCACCAGCCCCACCACTCCCCCGCCATGCCCCGATCCCCCTCCTACACCCACCAGAAACTCTCCTTTATCCATGCCCTGGAGAGGACAGACTCACCCCGCCTGGGTGGCCCAAG AGAGGCCATGATGCAAAGTAAAGTGAATGGACAAATGAACTGCCATCTAGGGCCCAACAGTTCCGCCCCTCTCAGCCCTAGTCGCCACAGTAATGTCAAAAAGGTGACCGGGGTGGGTGGCACCACCTATGAGATATCTGTGTGA
- the LOC121585009 gene encoding ran-specific GTPase-activating protein, producing the protein MADPKETPEEQETSTDNAEESNHDPHYEPIVSLPEQDVKTLEEDEEELFKMRAKLYRFASENDPPEWKERGTGDVKLLKHKEKGTIRLLMRRDRTLKICANHNIFPVMELKPNAGSDRAWVWNTLADFADEHPKPELLAIRFLNSENAQKFKVKFDECKEEVRKSQDGSGENIDRANKVAEKLEALSVKDDKTKTPEEKKEDQREEKAAAEEKK; encoded by the exons ATGGCAGATCCGAAG GAAACGCCAGAAGAGCAGGAGACTTCAACAGACAAtgcagaagaatcaaaccacgaTCCCCATTATGAGCCCATCGTGTCTCTTCCAGAGCAGGATGTGAAGACTctagaggaggacgaggaggaactGTTCAAAAT GCGTGCGAAGCTCTACCGTTTTGCCTCTGAGAACGACCCACCAGAGTGGAAGGAGCGCGGCACAGGCGACGTCAAGCTCCTTAAACACAAAGAGAAGGGCACCATCCGCCTATTGATGAGGAGAGACCGGACCTTGAAGATCTGTGCCAATCACAACA TTTTCCCTGTGATGGAGCTGAAGCCCAACGCTGGCAGTGACAGGGCCTGGGTATGGAACACACTCGCTGACTTCGCTGATGAGCATCCCAAACCTGAACTCCTGGCAATCCGTTTCCTCAATTCAGAAA ACGCTCAGAAATTTAAGGTGAAGTTCGATGAATGCAAGGAGGAAGTCAGAAAATCTCAAGATGGATCAG GAGAAAACATTGACCGCGCAAACAAAGTGGCAGAGAAACTGGAGGCACTATCTGTAAAGGACGACAAGACCAAGACACCAGAGGAAAAGAAAGAGGATCAAAGGGAGGAAAAAGCAGCAGCAGAAGAGAAGAAATGA